The proteins below come from a single Micromonospora citrea genomic window:
- a CDS encoding SAM-dependent methyltransferase: MQMPDGLPAEIDLSRPSAARVYDYFLGGAHNFEIDRQLAEQIAGMTPNLAATMRAGREFLRRAVRALLDAGIDQFLDIGSGIPTVGNVHEVAQTANPKARVVYVDIDPVAVAHSRELLAGNELTGVIHADLREPERILAEARALGLLDFSRPVGILLAGVVHFVPEADRPGDILATLRAAAAPGSHLVISHSTFEDQPQEMLDAQRLSARTDTEITLRSRAEITGFFGDWTILEPGVVHMPLWRPDSPSDVDDHPERFGAFGGVARHDRATG, encoded by the coding sequence GTGCAGATGCCGGACGGACTTCCCGCCGAGATCGACCTCTCGCGGCCGAGCGCGGCCCGGGTCTACGACTACTTCCTCGGCGGGGCGCACAACTTCGAGATCGACCGGCAGCTCGCCGAGCAGATCGCCGGCATGACCCCCAACCTGGCGGCCACCATGCGCGCCGGCCGCGAGTTCCTGCGCCGGGCCGTCCGCGCGCTGCTCGACGCCGGCATCGACCAGTTCCTCGACATCGGCTCCGGCATCCCGACCGTGGGCAACGTGCACGAGGTGGCCCAGACGGCCAACCCGAAGGCCCGGGTGGTCTACGTCGACATCGACCCGGTCGCGGTGGCGCACAGCCGCGAGCTGCTCGCCGGCAACGAGCTGACCGGGGTGATCCACGCCGACCTGCGGGAGCCGGAGCGGATCCTGGCCGAGGCCCGCGCCCTGGGGCTGCTCGACTTCAGCCGGCCGGTGGGCATCCTGCTCGCCGGGGTGGTGCACTTCGTCCCGGAGGCCGACCGCCCCGGCGACATCCTCGCCACCCTGCGGGCCGCCGCCGCCCCGGGCAGCCACCTGGTCATCTCGCATTCCACCTTCGAGGACCAGCCGCAGGAGATGCTCGACGCGCAGCGCCTCTCGGCGCGTACCGACACCGAGATCACGCTGCGCTCCCGGGCCGAGATCACCGGCTTCTTCGGCGACTGGACGATCCTGGAGCCGGGCGTGGTGCACATGCCGCTGTGGCGTCCGGACTCGCCGTCCGACGTGGACGACCACCCGGAGCGCTTCGGCGCCTTCGGCGGCGTCGCCCGGCACGACCGAGCCACCGGCTGA
- the pcaF gene encoding 3-oxoadipyl-CoA thiolase, translating to MTVAYLVAGVRTPIGRYGGALAGVRPDDLAAHVIRELVARHPSVDWARVDDVVLGCANQAGEDNRNVARMAALLGGLPEEVPGSTVNRLCGSGLDALATAARSVVAGEADLVVAGGVESMSRAPFVMPKATTAFSRTVEVYDTTIGWRLVNPAMKKHWGIDSMPETAENVAAEYGVGRAEQDEFAYRSQQRAAKAQADGRFAEEIVPVSVPAGRRETKLVEVDEHPRETSLEKLAALPTPFREGGTVTAGNSSGVNDGAVALLVASEAAVARYGLTPLARVAGAAAAGVPPRVMGVGPVPATRKLLDRLGVGLDAVDVIELNEAFAAQSVAVLRELGLPVDAEHVNPNGGAIALGHPLGASGARLALTAALELRRRGGRRALATMCVGVGQGISLLLESAG from the coding sequence ATGACCGTGGCATACCTGGTGGCCGGTGTCCGCACCCCGATCGGCCGGTACGGCGGCGCCCTCGCCGGCGTCCGCCCCGACGACCTGGCCGCGCACGTGATCCGCGAGCTGGTCGCCCGGCACCCGTCCGTGGACTGGGCGCGGGTGGACGACGTCGTCCTGGGCTGCGCCAACCAGGCCGGCGAGGACAACCGCAACGTGGCCCGGATGGCGGCGCTGCTGGGCGGGCTGCCCGAGGAGGTGCCCGGCAGCACGGTCAACCGGCTCTGCGGCTCCGGCCTGGACGCCCTGGCCACGGCCGCCCGGTCCGTCGTGGCCGGCGAGGCCGACCTCGTCGTGGCCGGCGGGGTGGAGAGCATGAGTCGCGCGCCGTTCGTGATGCCCAAGGCGACGACCGCGTTCTCCCGCACCGTCGAGGTCTACGACACCACCATCGGCTGGCGGCTGGTCAACCCGGCGATGAAGAAGCACTGGGGCATCGACTCCATGCCGGAGACCGCCGAGAACGTCGCCGCCGAGTACGGTGTCGGCCGCGCCGAGCAGGACGAGTTCGCGTACCGGTCCCAGCAGCGGGCCGCGAAGGCGCAGGCCGACGGCCGGTTCGCCGAGGAGATCGTGCCGGTGAGCGTGCCGGCGGGGCGGCGCGAGACGAAGCTCGTCGAGGTCGACGAGCACCCCCGGGAGACCTCGCTGGAGAAGCTCGCCGCGCTGCCCACCCCGTTCCGCGAGGGCGGCACGGTGACCGCCGGCAACTCCTCGGGCGTCAACGACGGCGCGGTGGCGCTGCTGGTCGCCTCCGAGGCGGCGGTGGCACGCTACGGCCTGACCCCGCTGGCCCGGGTCGCGGGCGCCGCCGCGGCGGGCGTACCGCCGCGGGTGATGGGCGTCGGGCCGGTCCCGGCCACCCGGAAGCTGCTCGACCGGCTCGGCGTCGGCCTCGACGCGGTCGACGTGATCGAGCTGAACGAGGCGTTCGCGGCGCAGTCCGTCGCGGTGCTGCGCGAGTTGGGCCTGCCCGTCGACGCCGAGCACGTCAACCCGAACGGCGGGGCGATCGCGCTCGGGCACCCGCTCGGCGCGAGCGGCGCCCGGCTGGCCCTGACCGCCGCGCTGGAGCTGCGCCGGCGCGGGGGCCGGCGGGCGCTGGCCACCATGTGCGTCGGCGTCGGGCAGGGCATCTCGCTGCTGCTGGAGTCCGCCGGCTGA
- a CDS encoding glutathione S-transferase family protein, translated as MARAQFSAETSGGGAFVRQPNRFTDRVTPDSDSPPGGGPDAQGRWPLEPGRYRLIWCRACPWAHRARIVRNLLGLQDAISLGTVDPIRDERGWRFSLDPDGFDPVLGIGFLSEAYLATDPDYTGRVTVPALVDTRTGRVVTNDYPRLTLDFSTEWRSLHAPGAPDLYPAELRPEMDALMAEIHRDVNNGVYRCGFATSQAAYEEAFTALFARLDALSQRLADRRYLMGEAITEADVRLFTTLVRFDVAYHGHFKCNRHKLTEMPVLWAYARDLFQTPGFGETVDFDHIKRHYYGTHAAINPTGIVPLGPDTSGWATPHGRG; from the coding sequence ATGGCCCGGGCCCAGTTCAGCGCAGAGACCAGCGGCGGCGGCGCGTTCGTCCGCCAGCCCAACCGGTTCACCGACCGGGTCACGCCGGACTCCGACTCGCCGCCCGGCGGCGGGCCGGACGCCCAGGGCCGCTGGCCGCTGGAGCCGGGCCGCTACCGGCTGATCTGGTGCCGGGCGTGCCCGTGGGCGCACCGGGCGCGGATCGTCCGGAACCTGCTCGGCCTCCAGGACGCGATCTCGCTCGGCACCGTCGACCCGATCCGCGACGAGCGGGGCTGGCGGTTCAGCCTCGACCCGGACGGGTTCGACCCGGTGCTCGGCATCGGCTTCCTCTCCGAGGCGTACCTGGCCACCGATCCGGACTACACCGGGCGGGTCACCGTGCCGGCCCTGGTCGACACGCGCACCGGGCGGGTGGTCACCAACGACTACCCGCGGCTCACCCTCGATTTCTCCACCGAGTGGCGCAGCCTGCACGCGCCGGGCGCGCCGGATCTCTACCCGGCCGAGCTCCGCCCGGAGATGGACGCGCTGATGGCGGAGATCCACCGGGACGTCAACAACGGCGTCTACCGGTGCGGCTTCGCCACCTCGCAGGCCGCGTACGAGGAGGCGTTCACGGCGCTCTTCGCCCGGCTCGACGCGCTGTCGCAGCGGCTGGCGGACCGGCGCTACCTGATGGGCGAGGCGATCACCGAGGCCGACGTGCGGCTGTTCACCACCCTGGTCCGCTTCGACGTGGCCTACCACGGGCACTTCAAGTGCAACCGCCACAAGCTCACCGAGATGCCGGTGCTCTGGGCGTACGCCCGGGACCTGTTCCAGACGCCCGGTTTCGGCGAGACGGTCGACTTCGACCACATCAAGCGGCACTACTACGGCACCCACGCGGCGATCAACCCGACGGGCATCGTCCCGCTCGGCCCCGACACCTCCGGCTGGGCCACGCCGCACGGGCGTGGCTGA
- a CDS encoding DUF998 domain-containing protein → MAERRPAGPTAAPSGPPRPPRPTGTPLRAAAASAATGCAAVGAVAVAVAVVAGPGPGLTGYVSEAGVTDSPYAPAYRIGVFALAAALLLLAAALPARLRVAAGLLAAGSVCTLVSGAVACSEGCPLPPYERATTADLVHGGASIVAVASVVLAMLAIAFLPGADRALRRLAAGAVAAALPLAGAVGLAMLAIGRGTLVGVLERLLLLVAVLWAAATATAIALRRRREDGRPVDARGGGRNASAPRCKERHQSWSFRRIDRGDNLGGR, encoded by the coding sequence GTGGCTGAGCGTCGCCCGGCCGGTCCGACCGCCGCCCCGAGCGGGCCGCCGCGCCCACCCCGCCCGACCGGCACGCCGCTGCGGGCCGCCGCGGCGTCGGCGGCCACCGGCTGCGCCGCCGTGGGCGCGGTCGCGGTGGCCGTCGCCGTGGTCGCCGGCCCCGGGCCGGGTCTGACCGGGTACGTCAGCGAGGCGGGCGTCACCGACAGCCCCTACGCCCCGGCGTACCGGATCGGGGTGTTCGCCCTCGCCGCGGCGCTGCTGCTGCTCGCGGCGGCGCTGCCCGCCCGGCTGCGCGTCGCGGCCGGGCTGCTCGCCGCCGGCAGCGTGTGCACGCTGGTCTCCGGCGCCGTGGCGTGCAGCGAGGGCTGCCCGTTGCCGCCCTACGAGCGGGCGACGACGGCCGACCTGGTGCACGGCGGGGCGAGCATCGTCGCGGTGGCCTCGGTCGTCCTCGCGATGCTCGCGATCGCCTTCCTCCCCGGGGCCGACCGGGCGCTACGCCGGCTGGCCGCCGGGGCGGTCGCGGCGGCCCTGCCGCTGGCCGGGGCGGTGGGGCTGGCGATGCTCGCGATCGGCCGGGGCACCCTGGTCGGGGTGCTGGAGCGGCTGCTGCTCCTGGTGGCCGTCCTCTGGGCCGCCGCCACCGCGACCGCCATCGCCCTCCGGCGAAGACGCGAGGATGGGCGCCCGGTTGACGCCCGCGGTGGGGGAAGGAACGCTTCCGCACCCCGCTGTAAGGAGCGTCACCAGAGCTGGTCCTTCCGGCGCATCGACCGGGGCGATAACCTCGGCGGGCGATGA
- a CDS encoding dicarboxylate/amino acid:cation symporter has translation MASALRKIPFSAQILLGLVLGVALGFLARANDLSWLTSTLDTVGGLFVQLLKLAVPPLVFTAIVVSVVSLRGVANAARLALKTLLWFGVTALIAVSIGIGLGLLTDPGRGVTLDTSGATAPKRTGSWTDFLTGIVPTNPVGAFVEGNVLQIVFLALVVGAAALLVGEAAEPFVALNRALLEIVQKALWWVIRLAPIGTLGLIGNAVASYGWDLVAPLAKFTTAVYVGCAIVLFVVYPLLLVAAGRLNPLRFFAGAWPAIELAFVSRSSVGTMPVTQRSVERLGVPREYASFAVPFGATTKMDGCAAIYPALAAIFVAQVFGVDLGVTDYLLIAFVSVVGSAATAGLTGAIVMLTLTLSTLGLPLAGAGLLLAIDPILDMIRTATNVAGQALVPTIVAAREGTLDRTAYDSAGRRSPLAPADADAASRRPEDLSPVPA, from the coding sequence ATGGCATCCGCCCTACGCAAGATCCCCTTCTCCGCGCAGATCCTGCTCGGCCTCGTCCTCGGCGTGGCGCTCGGCTTCCTCGCCCGCGCCAACGACCTGAGCTGGCTCACCAGCACCCTCGACACCGTCGGCGGCCTCTTCGTCCAACTGCTCAAGCTGGCCGTGCCGCCGCTGGTCTTCACCGCCATCGTGGTCAGCGTCGTCAGCCTGCGGGGGGTGGCCAACGCCGCCCGGCTCGCGCTGAAGACCCTGCTCTGGTTCGGCGTCACCGCGCTGATCGCGGTGAGCATCGGCATCGGGCTCGGCCTGCTCACCGACCCCGGCCGCGGCGTGACCCTGGACACCTCGGGCGCCACCGCCCCGAAGCGCACCGGCTCCTGGACCGACTTCCTCACCGGCATCGTGCCGACCAACCCGGTCGGGGCGTTCGTCGAGGGCAACGTGCTCCAGATCGTCTTCCTGGCCCTCGTCGTCGGCGCCGCCGCGCTGCTGGTCGGCGAGGCCGCGGAGCCCTTCGTGGCACTCAACCGCGCGCTGCTGGAGATCGTCCAGAAGGCGCTCTGGTGGGTCATCCGGCTCGCCCCGATCGGCACCCTCGGCCTGATCGGCAACGCCGTCGCCTCGTACGGCTGGGACCTGGTGGCGCCCCTCGCCAAGTTCACCACGGCCGTCTACGTCGGCTGCGCGATCGTGCTGTTCGTGGTCTACCCGCTGCTGCTGGTCGCGGCCGGCCGGCTCAACCCGCTGCGCTTCTTCGCCGGCGCCTGGCCCGCGATCGAGCTGGCCTTCGTCTCCCGCTCCTCGGTGGGCACGATGCCGGTGACGCAGCGCTCCGTCGAGCGGCTCGGCGTCCCCCGCGAGTACGCCTCGTTCGCGGTGCCGTTCGGCGCGACCACGAAGATGGACGGCTGCGCCGCGATCTACCCGGCGCTCGCGGCGATCTTCGTCGCGCAGGTCTTCGGGGTGGACCTCGGCGTCACCGACTACCTGCTGATCGCCTTCGTCTCGGTGGTCGGCTCGGCGGCCACCGCCGGCCTGACCGGCGCGATCGTGATGCTCACCCTGACCCTGAGCACGCTGGGCCTGCCGCTGGCCGGCGCCGGCCTGCTGCTGGCGATCGACCCCATCCTCGACATGATCCGCACCGCCACCAACGTGGCCGGCCAGGCGCTGGTGCCGACCATCGTCGCGGCCCGCGAGGGCACGCTGGACCGGACCGCGTACGACTCGGCCGGCCGGCGCTCGCCGCTCGCCCCGGCGGACGCCGACGCCGCGTCCCGCCGCCCGGAGGACCTCAGCCCCGTCCCGGCCTGA
- a CDS encoding NADH:flavin oxidoreductase/NADH oxidase has protein sequence MSVLFTPLTLRAATLPNRIALAPMCQYSAGPDGLPTDWHLVHLGARAVGGAGLVMTEATAVVPEGRISPQDTGLWSGAHVDAWRPVTAFVAAHGAVPTVQLAHAGFKASTYRPWAPERGGVPDAEGGWTPVGPGSAPFVPDYRVPTALDEAGIAGVVEAFAAAAERAVDAGFAAVEIHAAHGYLLHEFLSPLTNHRQDDWGGDRSQRMRLTLAVARAVRAAVGEDVPVLTRISATDWEPGGWTVEDSVVLAGELAGAGVDLVDCSSGGASATASVPVGPGYQVPLSARVRRDAGVATGAVGLIVEPEQAEEIVAAGDADLVLLGRELLRDPYWPHRAAAELGATASWPAQYLRAS, from the coding sequence ATGAGTGTCCTGTTCACGCCGCTGACCCTGCGCGCGGCCACCCTGCCCAACCGGATCGCCCTGGCGCCGATGTGCCAGTACAGTGCCGGCCCGGACGGCCTGCCGACCGACTGGCACCTGGTGCACCTGGGCGCCCGCGCCGTCGGCGGCGCCGGCCTGGTGATGACCGAGGCCACCGCGGTGGTGCCCGAGGGGCGGATCAGCCCGCAGGACACCGGGCTCTGGTCCGGCGCGCACGTCGACGCCTGGCGGCCGGTGACCGCGTTCGTCGCGGCGCACGGCGCCGTGCCGACGGTGCAGCTCGCGCACGCCGGGTTCAAGGCGTCGACGTACCGGCCGTGGGCGCCGGAGCGCGGCGGGGTGCCGGACGCGGAGGGCGGCTGGACGCCGGTCGGCCCCGGCTCGGCGCCGTTCGTGCCCGACTACCGGGTGCCCACCGCGCTCGACGAGGCCGGCATCGCCGGCGTGGTCGAGGCGTTCGCGGCGGCGGCCGAGCGGGCCGTCGACGCCGGATTCGCCGCCGTGGAGATCCACGCCGCGCACGGCTACCTGCTGCACGAGTTCCTCTCGCCGCTGACGAACCACCGGCAGGACGACTGGGGCGGGGACCGGTCCCAGCGGATGCGGCTGACCCTGGCGGTGGCCCGCGCGGTACGGGCGGCGGTCGGCGAGGACGTGCCCGTGCTGACCCGGATCTCGGCCACCGACTGGGAGCCCGGCGGCTGGACGGTCGAGGACAGCGTGGTGCTCGCCGGCGAGCTGGCCGGGGCCGGGGTCGACCTGGTCGACTGTTCCTCGGGCGGCGCGTCGGCGACCGCGTCGGTCCCCGTCGGCCCGGGCTACCAGGTGCCGCTGTCCGCCCGGGTACGCCGGGACGCGGGCGTGGCCACCGGCGCGGTGGGCCTGATCGTCGAGCCGGAGCAGGCCGAGGAGATCGTCGCCGCCGGCGACGCCGACCTGGTCCTGCTCGGGCGGGAACTGCTGCGCGACCCGTACTGGCCGCACCGCGCCGCCGCCGAGCTCGGCGCCACCGCCTCCTGGCCCGCCCAGTACCTCCGCGCCTCCTGA
- a CDS encoding ATP-binding cassette domain-containing protein, with the protein MRLLRDLWATSPRRMAVVTFLIVFGAGGQAAAAALAGPVLVHRAGGFFALLAAALVAAVLSDLVVSLMMAGLTADWSADVRRRLCRVALGQDLPTLETTPVGELLDRIDGDVYQVAAAVRNQGVRITQGLTAGLLSTLVALAVWWPAGVGMLLLAVLLTVGLRKPTARIGPARMAEEEAWSDLAAVMEEAVHGQDDVRTSLARPYVLRLYARRAAEVLDRGVRVWRMSARVTTVAAGASVAAIAAVVLGGAWALVGGRIDGARLTAVWLLVIGFGMTVEHVSRMVPELQYALGAWGRVQLLAGAPQEPVGGAAPTEGDLRVRGLTFRYPSGESDGGRGPALRDVDLTFTRGRSYALVGRTGSGKSTLAKVLTRAVDVPPGTVFLADRDLRDLDVEQLRRWIAVVPQRTEILAGTLVENVALFEPELHEAAARALRELGLAGWIAELPDGLETRLGEGGHVLSAGQEQLVAFARILVRDPHVVILDEATARLDPVTEARVQQATERLLRDRIGIVIAHRLSSVRRCDEVVVMADGAVVEAGPLRESERFAELLATSHATAYAHAGSVTRSGGVDLLTGPSEPWPPAGPDAVEPPASPDAAGSPALPDAAVPPAAGDGGGARGGDGASAAHEGEASAASAPPRGLRGLRELREVLRLCVNDPRYGLASLSLFVLLVILGLDGPVLPWLWADLVDGVGEPWLPATGIVAALLVTVPVHWFTGYRFPQWWVRQMLRISLRLVHGQTGPRRVSGHTPAEVVAQGGDTERVVQLADNVSDQGISLVLLAAMTAVTGSVVPGLFFAGTMLVSGLVATLFGPRLERSARATVAARAAFATALVSTLSAARTVKLAGATRPVLAHLADLDVVRSDRQRREIAVQVWSRSTPSMVSGLLPIGAWALYLAGELSAGATLVVVATLAAARWFAWTTASLISQIPSARVWTRRTVAMTGVRAWSAAVPDVDLGAGTAPAPEVPPRRPLRRLELTGFGVRHSDGTVAVRDVDLTVERGQLVLVVGPVGAGKSSLLRALAGIAPHTGLLTWNGEPVTEPELFLRPNQVGYVGQLPRVLSGTVADNITLGHQVDAAAAVSTAQLDHDLAAAGGGLGLLIGHKGTRLSGGQLQRLALARALAPRTELLVADDVSSALDVTTELALWQALREHGVTVVGSTSKRAALVRADHVVVLLAGTVAAQGPWRDLEPHWSHLAG; encoded by the coding sequence ATGCGTCTGCTCCGGGACCTGTGGGCCACCTCGCCCCGCCGCATGGCGGTCGTGACCTTCCTGATCGTGTTCGGCGCCGGCGGTCAGGCCGCCGCCGCCGCGCTGGCCGGCCCCGTCCTGGTGCACCGCGCCGGCGGGTTCTTCGCGCTGCTCGCGGCGGCGCTGGTCGCCGCCGTGCTCAGCGACCTCGTGGTCAGCCTGATGATGGCCGGGCTGACCGCCGACTGGTCCGCCGACGTGCGCCGCCGGCTGTGCCGGGTGGCGCTCGGGCAGGACCTGCCGACCCTGGAGACCACGCCGGTCGGCGAGCTGCTCGACCGCATCGACGGCGACGTCTACCAGGTCGCCGCCGCAGTGCGCAACCAGGGCGTACGGATCACGCAGGGGCTGACCGCCGGCCTGCTCTCGACGCTGGTCGCCCTCGCGGTCTGGTGGCCGGCCGGGGTCGGGATGCTGCTGCTCGCCGTGCTGCTCACGGTCGGCCTGCGCAAGCCCACCGCACGCATCGGCCCGGCCCGGATGGCGGAGGAGGAGGCGTGGTCCGACCTCGCCGCCGTCATGGAGGAGGCCGTCCACGGCCAGGACGACGTGCGCACCAGCCTGGCCCGGCCGTACGTGCTGCGCCTCTACGCCCGGCGGGCGGCCGAGGTGCTCGACCGCGGCGTGCGCGTGTGGCGGATGTCCGCCCGGGTCACCACCGTCGCCGCGGGCGCCAGCGTCGCCGCGATCGCCGCCGTGGTGCTCGGCGGAGCGTGGGCGCTGGTCGGCGGCCGGATCGACGGGGCCCGGCTCACCGCGGTCTGGCTGCTCGTGATCGGGTTCGGGATGACCGTCGAGCACGTCAGCCGGATGGTCCCCGAACTCCAGTACGCCCTCGGCGCGTGGGGCCGGGTGCAGTTGCTGGCGGGTGCCCCGCAGGAGCCCGTGGGCGGGGCCGCCCCGACCGAGGGCGACCTGCGCGTCCGCGGCCTCACCTTCCGCTACCCGAGCGGCGAGTCGGACGGCGGGCGCGGCCCCGCGCTGCGCGACGTCGACCTGACGTTCACCCGGGGCCGCTCGTACGCGCTGGTCGGCCGGACCGGCTCCGGCAAGTCCACCCTGGCCAAGGTGCTCACCCGGGCCGTCGACGTGCCACCCGGGACGGTCTTCCTGGCCGACCGCGACCTGCGGGACCTCGACGTCGAGCAGTTGCGCCGGTGGATCGCCGTGGTGCCCCAGCGCACCGAGATCCTCGCCGGCACCCTGGTCGAGAACGTCGCGTTGTTCGAGCCGGAGCTGCACGAGGCCGCCGCCCGGGCGCTGCGTGAGCTGGGCCTGGCGGGCTGGATCGCCGAGCTGCCCGACGGCCTGGAGACCCGGCTCGGCGAGGGCGGGCACGTGCTCTCGGCCGGGCAGGAGCAACTGGTCGCCTTCGCCCGGATCCTGGTGCGTGACCCGCACGTGGTGATCCTCGACGAGGCCACCGCCCGTCTCGACCCGGTCACCGAGGCGCGGGTGCAGCAGGCCACCGAGCGGCTGCTGCGCGACCGGATCGGAATCGTCATCGCGCACCGCCTCTCGTCCGTGCGCCGCTGCGACGAGGTCGTGGTGATGGCCGACGGGGCGGTGGTCGAGGCCGGCCCGCTGCGGGAGTCGGAACGCTTCGCCGAGCTGCTCGCCACCAGCCACGCCACCGCGTACGCGCACGCCGGTTCGGTGACCCGGTCCGGCGGCGTGGACCTGCTGACCGGCCCGTCCGAGCCGTGGCCGCCGGCCGGCCCCGACGCGGTCGAGCCGCCGGCGAGCCCGGACGCGGCCGGGTCGCCGGCCCTGCCGGACGCGGCCGTGCCGCCGGCGGCGGGCGACGGCGGCGGGGCGCGGGGCGGCGACGGGGCGTCGGCGGCGCACGAGGGCGAGGCGTCCGCGGCGTCGGCCCCGCCCCGCGGGCTGCGGGGTCTGCGGGAGCTGCGCGAGGTCCTGCGGCTGTGCGTCAACGACCCCCGGTACGGGCTGGCCTCGCTGTCGCTCTTCGTGCTGCTGGTGATCCTGGGGCTGGACGGCCCGGTGCTGCCCTGGCTCTGGGCCGACCTGGTCGACGGCGTCGGCGAGCCCTGGTTGCCGGCGACGGGGATCGTCGCCGCCCTGCTGGTCACCGTGCCGGTGCACTGGTTCACCGGCTACCGGTTCCCGCAGTGGTGGGTCCGGCAGATGCTGCGGATCAGCCTGCGGCTGGTGCACGGGCAGACCGGGCCGCGCCGGGTCAGCGGCCACACCCCGGCCGAGGTGGTGGCCCAGGGCGGCGACACCGAGCGGGTGGTGCAGCTCGCCGACAACGTCAGCGACCAGGGGATCTCCCTCGTGCTGCTGGCCGCGATGACGGCCGTGACCGGCAGCGTGGTGCCGGGGCTCTTCTTCGCCGGGACGATGCTGGTGTCCGGACTGGTCGCGACGCTGTTCGGGCCCCGGCTGGAACGCTCCGCGCGGGCGACCGTCGCGGCCCGGGCCGCGTTCGCCACCGCGCTGGTCTCCACGCTGTCGGCCGCCCGTACGGTGAAGCTCGCCGGTGCGACCCGCCCGGTGCTGGCCCACCTGGCCGACCTCGACGTGGTCCGCAGCGACCGGCAGCGCCGGGAGATCGCGGTGCAGGTGTGGTCGCGGTCGACGCCGTCGATGGTCAGCGGCCTGCTGCCGATCGGCGCGTGGGCGCTGTACCTGGCGGGCGAGCTGTCGGCCGGCGCCACGCTGGTGGTGGTCGCCACCCTGGCCGCGGCCCGCTGGTTCGCCTGGACGACGGCGTCGCTGATCTCGCAGATCCCCTCCGCGCGGGTGTGGACGCGGCGGACCGTGGCGATGACCGGAGTCAGGGCGTGGTCGGCGGCGGTGCCGGACGTGGACCTGGGCGCGGGCACCGCCCCGGCGCCCGAGGTGCCGCCCCGGCGGCCGCTGCGTCGGCTGGAGCTGACCGGCTTCGGCGTCCGCCACTCCGACGGGACGGTGGCCGTCCGCGACGTCGACCTGACGGTGGAACGCGGCCAGCTCGTGCTGGTCGTCGGGCCGGTCGGCGCGGGCAAGTCGTCGCTGCTGCGGGCGCTGGCCGGCATCGCGCCGCACACCGGCCTGCTGACCTGGAACGGCGAGCCGGTCACCGAGCCGGAGCTGTTCCTGCGCCCCAACCAGGTGGGCTACGTCGGCCAGCTGCCCCGGGTGCTCTCCGGCACGGTGGCCGACAACATCACCCTCGGCCACCAGGTGGACGCCGCCGCCGCGGTGTCGACCGCCCAGCTCGACCACGACCTGGCGGCGGCCGGGGGCGGGTTGGGGCTGCTGATCGGGCACAAGGGCACCCGGCTCAGCGGCGGGCAGCTGCAGCGCCTCGCGCTGGCCCGGGCGCTCGCGCCGCGTACCGAGCTGCTGGTCGCCGACGACGTGTCCTCGGCGCTCGACGTCACCACGGAGCTGGCGCTCTGGCAGGCCCTGCGCGAGCACGGGGTGACCGTGGTGGGCTCGACCTCGAAGCGGGCGGCCCTGGTCCGGGCCGACCACGTCGTGGTCCTCCTCGCCGGCACGGTCGCCGCCCAGGGCCCCTGGCGCGACCTGGAGCCCCACTGGTCCCACCTCGCCGGCTGA
- a CDS encoding DUF4081 domain-containing GNAT family N-acetyltransferase: MLTVPVRQLGESERRAVERLLDLDPFAGAQVAERVAARGLAWWRAEGRVLGYGTRRNLESVCWIGGNLTPVLATEPAVAAYADLLAGEERLCSSIVGRADAVLGLWDRLCDVWGPARDVRPNQPLLATDALPALPADPQVRRVRGSEIDRLFPAAVAMYTEEVGVSPLADDGGRGYRRRVTDLVRAGRAYARFVDGQVVFKAELAVVTRRTAQVQGVWVAPEWRGRGIATAAMAAVVRDALLRVAPTVSLYVNDFNAPARRVYERCGFRPVGTLATVLF, translated from the coding sequence GTGCTGACGGTGCCGGTACGGCAACTCGGAGAGTCGGAACGCCGCGCTGTCGAGCGGCTGCTCGACCTCGACCCGTTCGCGGGCGCGCAGGTCGCCGAGCGGGTCGCCGCGCGCGGCCTCGCCTGGTGGCGCGCCGAGGGGCGGGTGCTGGGCTACGGCACGCGCCGCAACCTGGAGTCCGTCTGCTGGATCGGCGGCAACCTCACCCCGGTGCTGGCCACCGAGCCGGCCGTCGCCGCGTACGCCGACCTGCTCGCCGGCGAGGAGCGGCTCTGCTCGTCCATCGTGGGCCGGGCCGACGCCGTGCTCGGCCTCTGGGACCGGCTCTGCGACGTCTGGGGGCCGGCCCGGGACGTACGCCCGAACCAGCCGTTGCTGGCCACCGACGCGCTGCCGGCGCTGCCGGCGGACCCGCAGGTGCGGCGGGTGCGCGGCAGCGAGATCGACCGGCTCTTCCCGGCGGCCGTGGCGATGTACACCGAGGAGGTGGGCGTCTCGCCGCTCGCCGACGACGGCGGCCGTGGCTACCGGCGGCGGGTCACCGACCTGGTCCGGGCCGGCCGGGCGTACGCGCGGTTCGTCGACGGCCAGGTGGTGTTCAAGGCCGAGCTGGCCGTCGTGACCCGCCGGACCGCCCAGGTGCAGGGGGTCTGGGTGGCCCCCGAGTGGCGGGGCCGGGGCATCGCGACGGCGGCGATGGCGGCCGTGGTGCGCGACGCGCTGCTGCGGGTCGCCCCGACCGTCAGCCTCTACGTCAACGACTTCAACGCCCCGGCCCGCCGGGTCTACGAGCGCTGCGGCTTCCGGCCGGTCGGCACGCTGGCCACCGTGCTCTTCTGA